The Brassica napus cultivar Da-Ae chromosome C7, Da-Ae, whole genome shotgun sequence genome has a segment encoding these proteins:
- the LOC106432985 gene encoding uncharacterized protein LOC106432985, translating into MSNQRDLVVTHGNHRPGSSASHAMRRLDIEDDEIIKLPECELEAAAERFKLTLIGRVFQLKSRSIDALINLLPKPRIWNVEGRVRGTNLGNGRFQFDFENEHDLQSVLNKRPCHFNQWSFALERWEPFTWEDFPNSIPFWISVTGVPVHFWNDGTFSEIAKALGKKLTLDSKRAKIQVSINVDNPLEFERRVGFPNGDIGRVTFVYDGLHRYCLNCKHISHDENSCPLLTEKEREHRRLQRLDQNINSEKNLQLEPPRGANENRTKRPRSPPMIATYDQTCH; encoded by the coding sequence ATGTCGAACCAAAGAGATCTGGTCGTGACACATGGAAACCATAGACCCGGCTCCAGCGCATCCCATGCCATGCGCCGTCTCGATATTGAAGatgatgaaatcataaaacttCCTGAGTGTGAACTAGAGGCGGCGGCGGAGCGGTTTAAGCTGACCCTTATCGGACGTGTATTCCAACTGAAGAGTAGGAGCATTGATGCTTTGATCAATCTGCTCCCAAAGCCACGAATCTGGAACGTGGAAGGCAGAGTCCGAGGAACTAATCTCGGGAATGGACGCTTCCAATTCGACTTTGAGAACGAACATGACCTCCAGTCGGTTTTAAACAAGAGGCCATGCCATTTTAATCAATGGAGCTTTGCATTAGAGCGATGGGAACCCTTTACATGGGAGGACTTCCCTAACTCAATCCCTTTTTGGATTAGTGTTACGGGTGTTCCAGTCCACTTCTGGAATGATGGTACTTTCTCAGAGATTGCCAAGGCCCTGGGAAAAAAGCTAACGTTGGATTCAAAACGAGCAAAAATCCAAGTTTCCATTAACGTGGATAACCCCTTAGAATTTGAAAGGAGAGTTGGTTTTCCCAATGGTGATATAGGGAGGGTAACGTTTGTGTATGACGGTCTCCATCGATATTGCTTAAACTGTAAACATATCTCTCATGATGAGAACTCGTGTCCGTTACTGACGGAGAAAGAACGTGAACACAGGAGACTTCAACGTCTCGATCAGAATATCAACAGTGAAAAGAATCTTCAGCTCGAGCCTCCGAGGGGAGCCAATGAGAACAGAACTAAGCGGCCGAGATCGCCCCCAATGATCGCAACGTACGATCAAACCTGCCACTGA